A stretch of Macadamia integrifolia cultivar HAES 741 chromosome 7, SCU_Mint_v3, whole genome shotgun sequence DNA encodes these proteins:
- the LOC122084476 gene encoding desiccation-related protein At2g46140-like, translated as MASSDKPTNKNGEEGEGEQGGFLGKVKDFIHDIGEKIEEAVGFGKPTADVTAIHIPSIDLKKADFVVDALVKNPNPIPIPLVDVKYLIESDGRKLVSGLIPDAGTIHAHGSETVKIPLTVIYDDIKSTYDDIKPGSVIPYKVRVELIVDVPVIGNIALPLEKNGEIPVPYKPDVNLEKIKFDQFSLEETTATLHLKMDNKNDFDLGLNTLEYEVWLAEVSIGGAKLSKSAQIGKKDQGVVELPISFRPKDFGSALWDMMRGKGTGYSIKGCIDVDTLFGPMKLPFNKEGGNTRFKKAEDNDDED; from the exons ATGGCATCATCTGATAAACCCACAAacaagaatggagaagaaggagaaggagaacaaGGGGGGTTCTTGGGAAAGGTGAAGGACTTCATCCATGATATTGGAGAGAAAATTGAAGAAGCTGTAGGATTTGGGAAACCTACTGCAGATGTTACTGCTATTCACATTCCTTCAATAGACCTTAAGAAGGCTGATTTCGTTGTGGATGCTCTTGTGAagaatccaaatccaatccCAATCCCCTTAGTTGATGTGAAGTACTTGATTGAGAGTGATGGTAGGAAACTAGTTTCTGGCCTCATCCCTGATGCAGGGACCATCCACGCCCATGGTTCTGAAACTGTTAAAATCCCTTTGACAGTGATCTATGATGATATCAAGAGCACTTACGACGACATTAAACCCGGTAGTGTAATTCCTTATAAGGTCAGGGTTGAGCTTATTGTGGATGTACCTGTTATAGGAAACATTGCACTTCCCTTGGAGAAAAATGGTGAAATTCCTGTGCCTTATAAACCAGATGTCAATTTGGAGAAGATTAAGTTTGATCAGTTCTCTTTGGAAGAAACAACTGCAACCCTTCATCTGAAAATGGATAAcaagaatgattttgatttggggTTGAACACATTAGAATATGAGGTATGGCTTGCCGAAGTAAGCATAGGTGGTGCCAAGCTTTCTAAGTCAGCCCAAATTGGCAAGAAAGATCAAGGGGTTGTTGAGCTTCCAATCTCATTCAGACCAAAGGATTTTGGGTCTGCATTATGGGATATGATGAGAGGAAAGGGGACTGGTTACTCCATTAAAGGGTGCATTGATGTGGATACCCTATTCGGACCGATGAAACTTCCATTCAATAAGGAAGGAGGCAATACACGATTCAAGAAGGCAGAAGACAACGACGATGAG GACTGA
- the LOC122084301 gene encoding gamma-tubulin complex component 5-like, whose translation MGNPIYNDRVTTGTAKSLVSRLHSIFSDDLPLAAPAANLKANELDLVRGVLRMLQGFSSSVFFWDDGGQNFCATKEIYVSHLSQTSLRAILNQFIYGATCFQLVEIFVKKVERSSTGSPPTLKAFANSVSSWLKRLRDVALREEMKIAEANTTTTPTMLGLVNSLSSLCSSAEYLLQVVRVAIPDVYHEAGSSVPAGELAVHILDHLYKELNEVCLVQGGEGESYQMLLYIFVGSLLPYIEGLDSWLYDGTLDDPFEELFFYANNTISIDEAAFWEKSYLLRPLQPQKLDPGLSSVTCAGDGDKKEMADRESILLSSSVKGTDQNEVVLEVCPLFMRDIAKAIVSAGKSLQLIRHVPGENKMIADCVDSYGRHVGGSDLSGILCRKSIGGLTLSEVFSLSLVGLIGDRDHISMYLKQDSPWNPAFTHFLESRTTKQKLAEGNDATSLASTCSEKIWCKFLDDRVLQKKESYSKSAVAKISHEVKDKDIAHNFLNESPLLRSFCPENPVITVCQTSLLENSEKWNMLNLGRNFHLPSLNDENLREAIFGVKDGTPYAVRGTDFTMGFQFGESEYIRSEDDEKTLGELYFFPTILPSFQEDLCISKFLPFQRNSTLVSRVLDWIGSFELKATPLPLVIMQECLIVYIKKQVDYIGRHILLKLMNGWRLMDELGVLRAIYLLGSGDLLQQFLTVLFEKLDKGESWDDDFELNTILQESIRNSADGMLLSAPDSLVVSITKHHVSSGDAQHNAATLVSTPHKGRNQLFGVDALDLLKFTYKVSWPLELIANTEAIKKYNQVMGFLLKVKRAKFVLDKARRLMWKGRSTAAINHKHHWLVEQKLLHFVDAFHQYVMDRVFHGAWHELCEGMASAGSLDEVIDVHEAYLLAIQRQCFVVPDKLWALIASRIKNILGLALDFYSIQQTLSSGGGALAIKARCEMEVDRIEKQFDDCIAFLLRVLSFKLNVGHFPHLADLVTRINYNYYYMSDSGNLLTVPGAESAVSKLGKGLSGQA comes from the exons ATGGGAAATCCCATTTACAATG ATAGAGTTACAACAGGAACTGCAAAAAGTTTGGTCAGCaggctacatagcattttctcAGATGACCTTCCCTTGGCAGCACCAGCTGCCAATTTAAAGGCCAATGAGCTTGATCTG GTAAGGGGTGTCTTACGAATGCTACAAGGATTCTCCAGTTCAGTGTTTTTCTGGGATGATGGAGGGCAAAATTTCTGTGCCACAAAAGAGATTTATGTGTCTCACCTTTCGCAGACAAGTCTCAGGGCCATTCTCAACCAGTTTATCTATGGTGCAACATGCTTCCAGCTGGTTGAGATTTTCGTCAAAAAGGTGGAGAGATCTTCTACAGGATCGCCTCCTACCTTGAAGGCATTTGCAAATTCTGTGTCTTCATGGCTTAAG AGATTGCGTGATGTTGCTTTGAGGGAGGAAATGAAAATAGCTGAGGCTAATACTACAACCACTCCAACCATGCTGGGATTAGTAAATTCCTTATCAAG CCTTTGCTCAAGTGCTGAATATCTACTGCAAGTAGTGCGTGTAGCGATACCCGATGTTTACCATGAGGCTGGATCTTCTGTTCCAGCTGGTGAATTAGCTGTTCATATCCTTGACCACCTTTACAAGGAGTTGAATGAAGTTTGTCTCGTGCAAGGTGGCGAG gGAGAATCATACCAGATGCTCTTGTATATATTTGTTGGGAGTTTGTTGCCATACATTGAGGGGCTTGATTCCTGGCTTTATGATGGAACTCTTGATGATCCATTTGAGGAG TTGTTCTTTTATGCCAATAATACAATCTCAATTGATGAGGCTGCATTCTGGGAAAAGAGCTATCTGTTGAGACCCTTACAACCCCAGAAGTTAGATCCTGGGCTCTCTTCTGTTACTTGTGCTGGTGATGGTGACAAAAAGGAAATGGCAGACAGAGAATCCATCTTGCTGTCCAGCTCAGTAAAAGGGACTGATCAGAATGAAGTGGTTCTTGAAGTCTGTCCTCTGTTCATGAGGGACATAGCCAAGGCTATTGTGTCTGCAGGAAAATCGTTACAGTTAATTCGGCATGTTCCTGgggaaaataaaatgatagCTGATTGTGTTGATAGTTATGGAAGACATGTGGGTGGCAGTGACTTGAGCGGGATACTTTGTCGGAAGAGCATTGGGGGTTTAACATTGTCAGAAGTCTTCAGCCTATCCTTGGTGGGTCTCATAGGTGATCGTGACCACATCTCTATGTACTTAAAGCAGGATAGTCCATGGAATCCCGCATTTACCCATTTTCTCGAGTCTCGTACAACGAAACAGAAGCTGGCAGAAGGAAATGATGCAACTTCCCTAGCTTCTACTTGCTCGGAGAAGATATGGTGCAAGTTCTTAGATGATAGAGTGTTACAGAAAAAGGAGAGCTATTCAAAATCTGCAGTTGCAAAAATTTCTCATGAAGTGAAGGATAAAGATATAGCTCATAATTTTTTGAATGAATCACCTTTACTTCGGTCATTCTGTCCTGAAAATCCGGTCATCACTGTATGCCAAACATCACTGCTTGAAAACAGTGAAAAATGGAATATGTTGAACTTAGGTAGAAATTTCCACCTCCCTTCTTTAAATGATGAGAATTTACGAGAAGCTATTTTTGGTGTAAAAGATGGAACACCCTATGCAGTCAGAGGGACAGACTTTACTATGGGTTTTCAATTTGGTGAGTCTGAATATATTCGCTCAGAGGATGACGAAAAAACATTAGGAGAACTGTACTTCTTCCCAACCATTCTACCTTCTTTTCAG GAAGACTTGTGTATTTCAAAGTTCTTACCTTTCCAGAGAAACAGCACCTTGGTATCAAGAGTTCTCGACTGGATTGGAAGTTTTGAACTGAAGGCTACTCCCCTTCCTCTTGTTATTATGCAGGAATGCCTCATTGTCTACATCAAGAAACAG GTGGATTACATCGGCAGGCATATCTTGTTAAAGTTGATGAACGGTTGGAGACTGATGGATGAGCTTGGAGTGTTGCGTGCTATTTACTTGTTGGGTTCAG GTGACCTGCTGCAGCAGTTTCTGACTGTTCTTTTTGAAAAGTTAGACAAGGGAGAATCCTGGGATGATGATTTCGAGTTGAATACGATACTACAG GAATCCATTAGAAACTCCGCTGATGGAATGCTTCTAAGCGCACCGGATTCGTTGGTTGTGTCAATCACAAAACATCATGTTTCCAGTGGTGATGCTCAACATAATGCAGCTACCCTTGTCTCGACTCCACATAAAGGTCGCAACCAGTTGTTTGGGGTTGATGCCCTTGATTTACTGAAGTTCACATATAAG GTCTCTTGGCCCCTTGAACTTATTGCTAACactgaggcaattaaaaaatataaccaG GTCATGGGTTTCTTATTGAAAGTGAAACGTGCAAAATTTGTTCTTGACAAAGCTCGGAGGTTGATGTGGAAG GGTAGAAGCACTGCAGCAATCAATCATAAGCATCACTGGTTAGTGGAGCAGAAGCTCCTTCATTTCGTGGATGCTTTTCACCAATATGTCATGGACAGG GTCTTTCATGGTGCATGGCATGAACTCTGTGAAGGTATGGCATCAGCTGGTTCTCTTGATGAAGTCATTGATGTGCATGAGGCCTACCTCTTAGCCATCCAGCGCCAGTGCTTTGTGGTTCCAGATAAATTG TGGGCATTGATTGCAAGCCGAATCAAGAACATTCTTGGGTTAGCTCTAGACTTCTACTCCATTCAGCAGACTTTAAGTAGTGGTGGAGGCGCACTTGCAATCAAGGCTAGATGTGAAATGGAAGTGGACCGGATTGAGAAACAGTTTGATGACTGCATTGCTTTTCTTCTGAGA GTCTTGTCCTTCAAGCTCAATGTGGGGCACTTTCCTCATTTGGCAGATTTGGTTACAAGAATCAACTACAACTACTACTACATGTCTGATAGTGGTAACTTGCTAACTGTCCCTGGTGCTGAAAGTGCTGTTTCTAAGCTGGGTAAAGGGCTCTCTGGTCAGGCCTGA